From Coriobacteriia bacterium, the proteins below share one genomic window:
- the purQ gene encoding phosphoribosylformylglycinamidine synthase subunit PurQ translates to MRFGVVIFPGSNCEQDVIRATQYLGFDSEYIWHGDTDISGFDAIVLPGGFSYGDYIRTGAVARFSPVMAEVIRFAEAGGPVLGICNGFQILTEAHLLPGAMLRNRGLKFICKQVNLRVEDNVCEWLDEAAGTVLQFPINHNEGNYYCDAQTLDRLKANGQVVLRYVEADGSTAPGGSAPNGSLDDIAGICNERGNVFGLMPHPERMVDPINGGTDGQPFFTTIVRRLAEVAG, encoded by the coding sequence ATGCGCTTCGGCGTCGTCATCTTCCCAGGCTCCAACTGCGAGCAGGACGTTATCCGAGCCACCCAGTACCTCGGCTTTGACAGCGAGTACATCTGGCACGGGGACACCGACATCTCGGGCTTCGACGCGATCGTGCTGCCTGGCGGCTTCTCCTACGGCGACTACATTCGCACCGGCGCAGTGGCGCGCTTCAGCCCTGTCATGGCCGAGGTCATCCGATTCGCCGAGGCGGGCGGACCGGTGCTCGGCATCTGCAACGGCTTCCAGATTCTCACTGAGGCCCACCTGCTGCCCGGCGCCATGCTGCGCAACCGCGGCCTGAAGTTCATCTGCAAGCAGGTCAACCTGCGCGTGGAGGACAACGTCTGCGAGTGGCTCGACGAGGCCGCCGGCACCGTTCTCCAGTTCCCGATCAACCACAACGAGGGCAACTACTACTGCGACGCGCAGACCCTCGATCGTCTCAAGGCGAACGGTCAGGTCGTCCTTCGCTACGTCGAGGCTGATGGATCGACCGCTCCCGGCGGCAGCGCCCCGAACGGCTCGCTCGACGACATCGCTGGCATCTGCAACGAGCGCGGCAACGTCTTCGGCCTTATGCCGCACCCGGAGCGGATGGTCGACCCAATCAACGGCGGAACCGACGGGCAGCCGTTCTTTACGACGATCGTTCGCAGGCTCGCCGAGGTGGCTGGCTAG
- a CDS encoding DUF3221 domain-containing protein → MTRAPRCRNPLLGPLAAAVLASVLLLSACFSAPQPPSEPAGITGSVASVVSGDGRPASMLVESTGTPIAGAISDKAQVNIPPATMFFDSSGKVATLDSIAHIAKGTRVRVWFEGAVAESYPVQGSAKAVQILSK, encoded by the coding sequence GTGACCCGCGCTCCCAGATGCCGCAATCCGCTGCTCGGGCCGCTCGCAGCGGCAGTCCTCGCCAGCGTGCTGCTCCTCTCGGCGTGCTTCTCGGCACCGCAACCGCCAAGCGAGCCGGCGGGAATCACGGGCTCGGTCGCGAGCGTTGTCTCGGGTGACGGTCGCCCCGCATCGATGCTGGTGGAGAGCACCGGCACCCCGATCGCCGGCGCAATCTCGGACAAAGCGCAGGTCAACATCCCGCCAGCGACCATGTTCTTCGACTCCAGCGGCAAGGTCGCGACGCTTGACTCGATCGCGCACATCGCCAAAGGCACGCGCGTGCGGGTCTGGTTCGAGGGCGCCGTGGCCGAGTCGTACCCGGTGCAAGGCTCTGCGAAGGCCGTGCAGATCCTGAGCAAGTAG
- a CDS encoding HAMP domain-containing sensor histidine kinase, translating to MPKSTTPDVLEDDQQEQPVSAEQPSAKNGNGSKRPQAFRRRLALAFALVAAFTALLAGALLSAAWTYQFNAYIHDNLKDAAQGIATIVEQSYSQYGFSYGTLEQIPIIGMTSSVGVQILDTKSQIVYDEASMRAHMQAAMLNQTTPLAPSVPKPVVVLQPTGDVVTAPIVVNAKQVGTVRVWAYGTNALLSERDLQFRRGSFEGLAIAALVAVAFAGVAGIWYAGRLVRPIVRITDTAQALQNGETDARTGLHTSDEIGYLGQTFDAMADSIEADREMERRLTADVAHELRTPLQAIQATVEAMQDGVLPADEERLGIVREETRRLSRLTNGILELTRLERGATAFDMRRIDVSGPVHMAVDSLAPLIETCALTLTSDIDEHIFIKGDRDRLQQAVGNLLSNAARYTPADGSVHVALRREGDDALIEVADTGVGIADEDMKRVFSRFWRADTARAAATGGSGIGLAVTKEIVERHGGTISVAHREDVDGTVFSIRLPLA from the coding sequence ATGCCTAAGAGCACCACACCCGACGTCCTAGAAGACGATCAGCAAGAGCAGCCCGTATCCGCCGAGCAGCCCTCGGCCAAGAACGGCAACGGCAGTAAGCGCCCGCAGGCGTTCCGGCGCCGGCTGGCGCTCGCGTTCGCGCTGGTGGCGGCGTTCACCGCGCTGCTGGCGGGCGCACTGCTCTCGGCGGCATGGACGTACCAGTTCAACGCCTACATCCACGACAATCTCAAGGATGCGGCTCAGGGAATCGCCACGATCGTCGAGCAGAGCTACAGCCAGTACGGCTTCTCGTACGGGACTCTGGAGCAGATCCCCATCATCGGCATGACCAGCAGCGTGGGCGTGCAGATCCTCGATACCAAGAGCCAGATCGTCTACGACGAGGCCAGCATGCGAGCTCACATGCAGGCCGCGATGCTCAACCAAACCACTCCGCTGGCTCCCTCGGTGCCCAAGCCGGTGGTCGTGCTCCAGCCGACCGGTGACGTCGTGACGGCGCCAATCGTCGTCAATGCCAAGCAGGTGGGGACGGTTCGCGTATGGGCCTACGGAACCAACGCGCTGCTCAGCGAACGCGACTTGCAGTTCCGAAGGGGCTCGTTCGAAGGTCTCGCAATCGCGGCGCTCGTGGCCGTCGCCTTCGCTGGCGTGGCTGGAATCTGGTACGCGGGCAGGCTTGTGCGCCCCATCGTCCGCATCACCGACACGGCCCAAGCACTCCAGAATGGCGAAACCGATGCCCGTACCGGACTTCATACGAGCGACGAGATCGGTTACCTCGGCCAGACGTTCGACGCGATGGCCGACTCGATCGAGGCCGATCGCGAGATGGAGCGGCGCCTGACCGCCGATGTTGCACACGAGCTGCGCACGCCGCTGCAGGCCATCCAGGCAACCGTCGAAGCGATGCAAGACGGCGTGCTCCCGGCCGACGAAGAGCGTCTTGGCATCGTGCGCGAGGAGACGCGACGCCTGTCGCGCCTGACCAACGGCATCCTCGAGCTCACGCGCCTCGAGCGCGGCGCGACCGCGTTCGACATGCGCCGCATCGATGTGTCGGGCCCGGTGCACATGGCGGTCGACTCGCTCGCGCCACTGATCGAGACGTGCGCGCTCACGCTGACCAGCGACATCGACGAACACATCTTCATCAAGGGCGACCGCGACCGTTTGCAGCAGGCGGTGGGCAATCTGCTCTCGAACGCCGCCCGCTACACGCCAGCCGACGGCAGCGTGCACGTGGCACTGCGCCGCGAGGGGGATGACGCTCTCATCGAGGTCGCCGACACCGGCGTAGGTATCGCCGATGAGGACATGAAGCGCGTCTTCTCACGCTTCTGGCGCGCCGACACTGCACGGGCGGCTGCGACTGGCGGCTCGGGTATTGGGCTCGCCGTCACCAAGGAGATCGTCGAGCGCCACGGCGGCACGATCAGTGTCGCGCACCGCGAGGACGTCGACGGCACCGTGTTCTCGATCCGGCTGCCCCTCGCCTAG
- the purS gene encoding phosphoribosylformylglycinamidine synthase subunit PurS, protein MARYEIYVTYKQGIFDPPGATAERALSNLGYEGVNSVKIGKFIRLDADADLASVTDMCGKLLANPVIEDFRIETVEE, encoded by the coding sequence ATGGCACGTTACGAGATCTACGTAACCTACAAGCAGGGCATCTTCGACCCGCCGGGCGCCACCGCCGAGCGCGCGCTGTCCAACCTGGGCTACGAGGGCGTCAACTCCGTCAAGATCGGCAAGTTCATCCGGCTGGATGCCGACGCAGACCTCGCGAGCGTCACGGATATGTGCGGCAAGCTGTTGGCCAACCCGGTCATCGAGGACTTCCGCATCGAGACGGTGGAGGAGTAG